The Acetobacteroides hydrogenigenes genome contains the following window.
AAGGCGATAATCCTTCTGCCCGCTTATCCAAATCTACCCCAACAACCTTTGGAATGATTTCGCCTCCCTTTTCTACCAGAACGTAATCGCCTACCCTTAAGTCTAGCAGTTCTATTTGGTCGGCGTTGTGCAGCGATGCCCGCTTTACCGTTGTTCCTGCCAGCTGTACGGGCTCTAGGTTGGCAACTGGCGTAATAGCCCCAGTTCTGCCCACCTGAAAGTCGACGCTTAGCAGCTTGGTGGAGGCTTGCTCGGCCTTAAACTTGTAGGCGATGGCCCACTTGGGCGACTTAGCCGTAAAGCCTAAGTCTTCCTGATCGGAAAGGCTATCAACCTTAATTACGGCGCCATCGGTATCGTATGGTAATTTTTCGCGCTCCTTATCCCAGTAGCGAATAAAATCCTCAACCTCCGCCATGCTGCTGCAAAGACGCATGTGCTCCGACACCTTAAAGCCCCAGCTGCACAGCTGCTGAATGTTCTGGTAGTGGCTATCGGAAGGAAGCGCTTCGCCCAAGAGAAAGTAGAGAAAGCAGTCGAGGCCGCGCTTGGCTACCACCGACGAGTTTTGCAGCTTCAGCGTGCCGGCTGCGGCGTTGCGGGGGTTGGCAAAGGGCTGCTCGCCGATCTCCTCGCGCTCGCTATTCATCCTATCGAACGAGGCGTGAGGTAGAATAATCTCACCTCTAACCTCGAACTCCTGGGGGTACCCCTCGCCACGAAGCTTCAGCGGTACGCTCTTTATCGTTTTTACGTTGGCGGTAACATCGTCGCCCTTAACGCCGTCGCCACGAGTTACGGCACGCACCAGGTTGCCATCTACGTAGGTTATTCCAATTGCCGTTCCATCGAACTTAAGCTCGCAGGAGTACTTGGCATTGGGCACTACCTTTCGAACCTTGGTGTCGAAATCGGCAAGTTCCTCGAAGGAGTAGGCGTTGGAGAGCGAAAGCATTGGGTAGCGGTGTTCCACCTGCTCGAAGGCTTGGTTGATGTCGTTGCCTACGCGCTGGGTTGGCGAATTGGGATCTTGCAGCTCGGGGTGCTGTCTTTCCAGCTCCTGCAGCTCCTTCATGTGCATGTCGTACTCGTAGTCGCTTATCGAAGGATTGTTGAGCACGTAGTACTCGTAGTTGGCTTGTTCTAAAAGGCTTCTTAATTTCTGAGCTTTGGAGGCGGTATTTTCGGTGGTCATTAAAATCTATTTTAAGCAAAAGTACTTGTTTGATTTTTGATAAAAAACAACACTAAACCGATGGTTAAGATAATTTATTTCCTTCGATAATTAATATTTTTACGAAAAATGATAAGCATGGAAGAACTGGATTTAGAAAAAGAGGAGAAAAGGGAGCTACTCAGCCGTTTTAGAAGCTTATACAAATCGTGCAAGCAGAGCAGCTCGCAGGAGGAACTTCTTCTTTTAAAGAAGGCCTTTCGCGTTGCGGCAAATGCCCATAAGGAAAAGCGCCGTGAAAATGGCGATCCATTTATTTTCCATGCTCTAGCCGTTGCCCAAATTGTTGTCGATGAAATCGGCCTTAAGGGTACGGCTGCAATATCGGTCCTGCTCCACGAAACCTCGCGAATTAACGGCTTTGGCGACGACGATTTTGCCAAGGAGTACAACCAGGAGGTTGCCACCATCGTTACGGGGCTGAACAAAATATCGAAGATAGATCCAAAAACCAGCTCTAGCGAGGTGGAGAACTACCGTCAGCTGGTGATCTCCTACTCGGCCGATCCGCGCGTTATCCTGATAAAGCTGGCCGACAGGCTTGACGTAATGCGCCATCTCTACTTCTTTGCCGACAGCAAGCAGGTTAAAAAGGCCAACGAGACGCTTACCCTATACGCGCCACTGGCGCACCGCCTAGGGCTTTACTCGGTGAAAACAGAGCTCGAGGACCTCTCGCTGAAGTACACCGAACCGGCCGACTACATCCATATTGTAACG
Protein-coding sequences here:
- the ligA gene encoding NAD-dependent DNA ligase LigA, with amino-acid sequence MTTENTASKAQKLRSLLEQANYEYYVLNNPSISDYEYDMHMKELQELERQHPELQDPNSPTQRVGNDINQAFEQVEHRYPMLSLSNAYSFEELADFDTKVRKVVPNAKYSCELKFDGTAIGITYVDGNLVRAVTRGDGVKGDDVTANVKTIKSVPLKLRGEGYPQEFEVRGEIILPHASFDRMNSEREEIGEQPFANPRNAAAGTLKLQNSSVVAKRGLDCFLYFLLGEALPSDSHYQNIQQLCSWGFKVSEHMRLCSSMAEVEDFIRYWDKEREKLPYDTDGAVIKVDSLSDQEDLGFTAKSPKWAIAYKFKAEQASTKLLSVDFQVGRTGAITPVANLEPVQLAGTTVKRASLHNADQIELLDLRVGDYVLVEKGGEIIPKVVGVDLDKRAEGLSPFRYITHCPECGTELVREEGEAKHFCPNDAGCPPQIIGRIEHYISRKAMNIEGLGSETVELFYRTGLVSDISDLYTLTVDKIKDLERLGTKSAENIVKSIESSKQVGFERVLYAIGIRYIGEVTAKKLAAHMKSIDAIIAASYDELVQVEEVGAKIAGSIKYHFSEPKNLEQVKRLREFGVQMEQKEVERASDKLKGFTFVISGTFDIPRDDIKRMIEDNGGKMVSSISGNLSYLVVGENMGPSKLEKANKLGVKMINLEELYTLINR